The genomic window GAGCAGTATCAGCGCTTTGTCGGTCACCAGATTGAAGTGCGCCTGCGCATGCCGCTGGAAGGGCAGCGCAAGTGGCGCGGCCTGCTCGCCGGTGTGGAAGGCGAGGAAGTGGTCCTGCGCATTGACGACGAAAACGAATACCTGTTGCCCATCGACAGCATCGAGCGGGCCAACATTATTCCCCAGTTCAAGTAACAGCCGGCGTAAGCGCGGTTGAAACAGCTTTTAGTAGCGTTTTTGAAAGAGGCAGCTGCATGAACAAAGAGATCTTGCTGGTAGCCGAAGCGGTTTCCAACGAGAAGGGCGTTGACCAGGAAATTATTTTCCAGGCGATCGAGGCGGCTTTGGCAACAGCCACCAAGAAACGCTACGACGAGGACTCCACTATTGAGGTGATCATCGATCGCCGCAGCGGTGACTACGAGACCTACCGCAGCTGGGAAGTTGTGGATGACGATACCCTGGCCGAACTGGGTACCCAGTTCACCCTCGAAGAGGCTCACGAGAAAGATACTGAGCTGAAGGCCGGCGACGTTTACCGCGAGCAGGTAGAAAACGTGGAGTTTGGCCGCATCGCCGCCCAGACCGCCAAGCAGGTCATCGTGCAGAAGGTTCGCGAAGCCGAGCGTGCCAAGGTGGTCGAGGAATACCGCGATCGCGTCGGCGATCTGGTGAGCGGAACCGTCAAGAAAGTGACCCGCGACTTTATCGCCGTGGATCTGGGCAATAACGCCGAGGCGCGCCTGCCCCGGGACCAGCTGGTTGGTCGCGAGATTTTCCGCATGGGTGACCGCGTGCGCGCCATCCTGCTGGAAATCCAGCCGGAGGCCCGCGGCCCGCAGCTGATGCTGAGCCGCTCCTGCCCGGAGATGCTGATCGAGCTGTTCCGCATTGAAGTGCCGGAAATTGCTGAAGAGGTTATCGAGATCAAGGGCGCAGCCCGCGATCCGGGTCTGCGCGCCAAGATCGCCGTGACCACCAACGATGGCCGTATTGACCCGGTCGGTGCCTGTGTCGGTATGCGTGGTGCGCGCGTACAGGCGGTCTCCAACGAGCTGTCTGGCGAGCGTGTCGATATCGTTCTGTGGGACGACAACCCGGCACAGTTCGTCATCAACGCCATGGCTCCAGCCGAGATCGAGTCCATCGTCGTTGATGAAGATGCCGGTTCTATGGATGTTGCCGTGGCGGAAGAGAATCTCGCCATGGCCATCGGCCGCAGCGGCCAGAACGTGCGCCTGGCGTCCGAACTGACCCAGTGGCAGATCAACGTGATGAGTGTCGAGGAGTGGCAGTCCAAACAGGAAGCCGAATCCAGCACCGTCATGGAAACCTTTATGGAGCGCCTGGACATCGACGAGGATGTGGCTGGCGTACTGGTGGATGAAGGCTTCACCACTCTTGAAGAAGTGGCCTACGTACCGCTGGAAGAAATGCTGGGCATTGAGGGCTTCGACGAGGAAATCGCCGAAGAGCTCCGCGCCCGTGCCAAGGATGCCCTGTTGACCCAGGCGCTGGCCTCCGAGGAGCAGTTGGATGCCTCCGAACCGCAGGAAGACCTGCTGAATATGGAAGGGATGGATCGTCAGCTGGCCTACCAGCTGGCCAGCCGGGGTATCGCCTCCATGGAAGACCTCGCCGAGCAGGCGGTTGATGACCTGCTGGAAATCGACGGTGTCGACCAGGAGCGCGCTGCCGCGCTGATCATGAAAGCGCGCGAGCCCTGGTTCGCGGACGACGCCGGCGAACAGGCGTAAGCGCAGAGATGCGCCAATGAAATAGATAAATCCCCTCCGCTCAAGTGACTTTTAGGAGAGAGAATGGCCGAAGTAACAGTTAGCGAACTCGCCAAATCGGTTGGTGCCACCGAAGAACGTCTGCTCAAGCAGATGAAGGAAGCGGGTTTGCCCCATACCTCTGCAGATGCGGTGGTGTCGGACGAAGAGAAACAGGTCCTGCTCAACTTCCTGAAAAGCAGTCACGGGGAGAAGAGCGCTGCTCCGCGTAAGATTACCCTGAAGCGCAAGACCACCACCACGCTGAAAACCGGCTCTGGCACCGGCCGTAAAACCGTGAATGTGGAAGTGCGCAAGAAGCGGACTTACGTCAAGCGCCCGGAATCAGAAGGCGAGGCGGAAGCCGTTGCGCCTGAGCCCACTCAGGCGGAGCTGGATCGCGTCCAGGCCGAGCTGGAGCAAGCCCGCGCCGAACAAGCTGAGGCCGAGCGTGCTCGTGCCGAAGCCGAAGCGAAGGCTGCACAAGAGGAAGCTGAAGCCAAGGCTGCAGCTGAGGCCGCCAAACAGGCTGAGGAAGCGGCAGCAGCGGAGACTGAAGCACCCGCTGAAAAGGCCGAAACAGCCGGCGAGCAGGAGAAGCCTGCGGCTCCGGTCCGCTCCACTTACGTCGACGATATCGAGGCGATGCGTATTGCCGCCATGGAGCGTCGCAAGAAGCAGGTCGAGGAAGAGGCCAAAGAGCTCGAAGAGAAGAAGGCTCGCCTGGAAGAAGAGCGTAAGCGCGCCGAAGAAGAGCGTGAGGCAAAGGCGAAGAAAGCCGCTGCCGAGAAGCCGTCACTGCGTCGCAAGATGGAAACTGTTTCCGTTCCCGCCACAAAGGACGAGGACGAGGAGCCCCGCAAGCGTCGCGGACGCAAGGCGCCCAAAGGCGGACCCAAGAAGTCCAGCAAGACCGCGCTCTACGAGCAGGCTCTGGAGGCCTTTGAGGACGAC from Microbulbifer aggregans includes these protein-coding regions:
- the nusA gene encoding transcription termination factor NusA is translated as MNKEILLVAEAVSNEKGVDQEIIFQAIEAALATATKKRYDEDSTIEVIIDRRSGDYETYRSWEVVDDDTLAELGTQFTLEEAHEKDTELKAGDVYREQVENVEFGRIAAQTAKQVIVQKVREAERAKVVEEYRDRVGDLVSGTVKKVTRDFIAVDLGNNAEARLPRDQLVGREIFRMGDRVRAILLEIQPEARGPQLMLSRSCPEMLIELFRIEVPEIAEEVIEIKGAARDPGLRAKIAVTTNDGRIDPVGACVGMRGARVQAVSNELSGERVDIVLWDDNPAQFVINAMAPAEIESIVVDEDAGSMDVAVAEENLAMAIGRSGQNVRLASELTQWQINVMSVEEWQSKQEAESSTVMETFMERLDIDEDVAGVLVDEGFTTLEEVAYVPLEEMLGIEGFDEEIAEELRARAKDALLTQALASEEQLDASEPQEDLLNMEGMDRQLAYQLASRGIASMEDLAEQAVDDLLEIDGVDQERAAALIMKAREPWFADDAGEQA